The Pantoea eucalypti sequence AGAATTAACAGCGGATATTTATCATCGCCTGAGCAGTTGATTAAGGTCTGACACAGATAGAATTTCGGCCCATCTCTGCCCCACCTTAATAAGGAGTTAAGAATGAAAGTTGCCGTTCTCGGTGCCGCTGGCGGCATAGGCCAGGCGCTCGCACTTCTGCTCAAAACCCAGCTTCCTGCAGGTTCAGAACTCTCACTGTATGACATCGCGCCGGTTACACCGGGCGTTGCCGTCGATCTCAGCCATATTCCTACTGCAGTGTCTATCCAGGGGTTCAGTGGAGAAGATGCCACCCCCGCCTTACAAGGTGCAGATGTGGTACTGATTTCCGCGGGTGTCGCACGTAAACCTGGTATGGATCGCGCAGACCTGTTTAACGTTAACGCTGGTATTGTTCGGAACCTGATCGAACAGGTCGCTACCACGGCGCCTGAAGCATTGATTGGTGTTATTACCAATCCGGTTAACACCACCGTTGCGATTGCGGCAGAAGTGCTGAAAAAGCATGGCGTTTACGACAAAAATCGCCTGTTCGGTGTCACCACACTGGACATCATCCGTGCCAATACCTTCGTGGCAGCGCTGAAAGGCAAACAGCCAGATCAGATTGAAGTACCGGTCATTGGCGGTCACTCTGGTGTAACCATTCTGCCGCTCCTGTCGCAGGTCAAAGGTGTCAGCTTCAGCGATCAGGAAGTGGCTGATCTGACCAAACGCATTCAGAACGCCGGTACCGAAGTGGTGGAAGCCAAAGCGGGTGGCGGTTCGGCCACGCTGTCGATGGGCCAGGCAGCTGCACGTTTCGGTTTATCACTGGTTCGTGCACTGAAGGGTGAGGCGAATGTGGTGGAGTGTGCTTACGTGGAAGGTGAGGGTGAACATGCCCGCTTCTTCTCTCAGCCATTGCTGTTAGGTAAAAACGGCATTGCTGAACGCATGCCAATTGGTACTCTCAGCGCGTTCGAACAGCAGGCGCTGTCAGGCATGCTGGACACGCTGAAGAAAGATATCGCTCAGGGCGAAGAGTTCGTTAAGCAGTAACTGACGGCTCAGAGTTGTAATAACGCCCGGCTTTGCCGGGCGTTTTGCATTACAGGCCGCCAGATTTATAGGCGCGGGCTGCAGGCGCCCCGTTGCTGGCAGGCAGCTTCTTGCCCAGGGTCTCCATACGCATCTGGAATGGCGGGAACGGCATCTCAATACCGTGCTGGTCAAATCCGCTCAGAATCAACTGATGCAGCTCGTGGCGCAGCGGCATTCGGTGTCCCATCTCCGCAGCATGCACACGGAGTTCAAACAACTGAATTCCCTGCTGCAGATCGACCAGGAAGGCTTCTGGTTGCGGCGTGTCCAGCACATAGCTGCAGCGCTCAGCCGCCTGAATCAGAATGGTTGTGACCTGCTCACTACTCACTTTCGCCGGTGCCGGAATAGTCAGTACCACGCGCGTGACGGAATCTGACAGCGACCAGTTAATAAACTGCTCGGTGATAAAGGCCTTGTTGGGCACGATGATCTCTTTGCGGTCCCAGTCGGTAATGGTGGTCGCACGGGTATTAATCCGCGTGATACTACCGGTCAGATCACGGATCGTCACGGTATCGCCGATACGAATGGGCTTTTCGAACAGGATAATCAGGCCAGAGATAAAGTTGGCAAAAATCTCCTGCAGACCAAACCCCAGTCCCACACCCAGTGCTGCAACCAGCCACTGCAGTTTTGACCACTCAATGCCGATCATTGAGAAACCAATCAGCCCGCCAATCAATAGCAGCAGATATTTGGTCAGTGTGGTGATGGCATAACCTGTGCCAGGCGTCAGATTGAGATGCTGTAATAACGCCAGTTCAAGCAGTGCGGGCATGTTACGCACAAGCTGCGTGGTGATAATAAACACCAGAATAGCGATCAGGACTGACCCCAGCGTGATGGGTTGAATCGACTCGACGCCCTGTACGGACGTACTGACATCCCACAGCTGAATATTTTCCAGGAAGCCGAAGGCCGAGTGGATCTCTGACCACAGCACAATCACAGAGACCAGAGCGATCAGCGTCAGGATCGAGCGCACCAGCCGCAGTGACTGTGCACTGATCGCATCCAGATCGATCACAGGCTCTTCGATCTCAATCGCGTCGGTATTCAGAGAGCCTTGCTCCTTCTCTTCTTCATTGCGCGCACGGTTAGCCAGCATATCGGCACGACGCTGACGGGCGCGATCAAAGCCAAGACGACGGCGCTGAATCAGCATCCAGCGGCGGATAATGTGATAGATAACCAGAAGCAGAAACCAGATGGCGACGGAGGTCTCCAGTCGCGCCAGCAGCGCCTGCGCAGTAGCCAGATAACCCACAGCAGAGGCGAGGGCAGCCATCAGTGGCATGGCGATCATCAGGTTCCACAGCATCCGGTTCACCATGTTCTCGCCATTTCCTTCTTTATCGAGATAAAGCGGAATGCCGGAACGTTTCAGGCTGACGGTAACAATGCTGATTGCCCCGCAAATCAGGATGAAACAGAGACGGCCCAGTGACGAGGAGAACTGTCGATCCTCCAGATTGCCAAAGGCGATCAGCAGCATAATAAGCGGCACAATCAGGCCGATACTCAGCGAGTAGTAGCGCATGGCGCGCGCCACCCGATTTTGCGGCCAGCGGAAATGCACAATGAAGAGTCCGTTGGGACGGGCAAAGGCGGCGCTGATCATAAACGCCCACAGCAGCGGCAGCGTGGCGGTAATACCATCACCAATTGCCACGGCGATAGGGTAGGGCCAGGCGTTCTGCAGACCATAACCCAATGCCCCCCACAATACCGGTAGCGGTAGCGCCACCAGGATCGACCAGAACACGGTGCGGATGGTCAGGCGGAAACGATCCTGGGTGACCTTGCCGACTTTGCTGGCGGAGCGATCAAGGAAAGCATTGAAGTGACGACGAGAACTGATGCTGAAGCCGACCAGCAGCAAGGCACCCATAATGGGGATCACCGAATTGCGGCTGGTAAACATCATCGCCATCGCTTTGCCAAGCTGACCCAGCGTATCCAGCGACAGCAGACGGGAAAGATCTTTGGCCAGATCCAGCGGATAACTTAAACCGATCGGACTGACATCGGCGGTCCAGAAAAGATAGCGGTGGGTCGCGTCTTTGACTTCCGTCAGCGCATCCTGCAACTGGGTGTTGCCGACTTTGAGCTTGGTAATCTCCAGAATCAGCGTGTCACAGCCAGATATCAGCGAATTAAGCAGTTCCCGCTGGGTGCGTAGCTGTGCATCAAGAATACGCTTCTGTTCAGCAGTAAAGGGTTGACCATCGGCCTGTCGTCCCTTGCGCAGCGTCTCCTGGCGCTCCAGCAGATCTTCATAATAGAGACGCTGTACGCGAAGCTGTGCCATCTCATTGTCAATCTGCTGCGACTTAGGCATCTCCGGCAGGCGCGCAACCTGTGCCCGAAGCGCTTCGCCCAGCAGATTAGAAGCCCCCAGCCACTGGGACTGCTCGCGCAGTGTAGAGAGCGCCTGACGGACCTGAATAATCTGATTAGTCGCCAGCCGCTGCTGCGATGCCACCAGATCCATGCGCTGCGCCTGTTGATTCAGGGCAACCGAGAGTTCACGGTTAACCCGAAACTGATCGCTAATCTCTGGGGGCAGATCGCCACTGTTTTCCGCCAGTTGCTCGGTGCGGGCAAGTGCTACTTCCGCTTCGCGTTGCCGCTGATCGTTGAGCTGGTTACGCAGCGCCTGCAGATAGTTGTCGAGCTGAGTGGCTTTGCGCTGGTGGGCTTCAGCCCGCATCCGCGCCAGTTCCTGACGATTATTGGCAGAGAGCTGTGCCAGCTCAAGTTCATCGACGAGTGCTTTATTCGCGGCACTTTCTGCCTGACGTGCTGCCAGCTGCAACTGGCCCTGCGGTGAACTGCTGCTGACGCCCTGCAGCCGGCGTTCACTCTCCGTCATCGCCCGACGCGCTTCCGTCTGCTGCTGTGGAAGCTGCGATAGTGAATCACTGATTTCCCGCGCTCGATCCTGCTCCTGGCGCGCCTGACGGCCCTCTTCCAGCAACTGGCTGCTAACCTGCAGGATCTCCTGATCCAGCTCGGCGCTGCTCATGTTGCTTCGCACCGTTTTTCCGTTGTCACTCAGCGCAGCAATCTGCTGACGCAATTCGCGCGCCAGACGCGGGAAGTCATCAATCACCTGCTGATATTGCGCCGCGCGCTCCAGGGAATCATCACGTTCTGAGAGGAAGTTTAAGGCGGCTTCAATCGTCTGGATCTGTTCGGCCTGAGCCGGAGAGCTCTTGGCCGATTTTATCTCTTCCAGCTGCTGTTTGAGCTGGCTGGCATCAGGAAGGCTGGCCGCGAAGGCCGGGCTGCTGAGCCACAGGCTCAGCAGCAGGAGGAGAATCGAACGCACAGAGGACACTCAATTTAATCGACAATGACGTCGGAAATGTCTGTGGCGACCGGCAGCGCAATCGCCAGCGGTTGACCCAGACGGGTTTTGCTTTCTGCTTCCAGGCTTTCCGCCAGCTTGACGCGACCGGGCGCGAACAGGTTGATGACGGTAGAGCCGAGTTTAAAGCGGCCCATTTCCTGACCTTTCAGCAAAACCACGGCGCCTTCGTCGTCCGCAGCCGGATAATGCCAGCGCTTAATTACGCCTTCACGAGGCGGCGTTATCGTGCCAGCCCAGACGGTCTCAATACTGCCGACAATGGTGGCACCCACCAGGATCTGCACCATCGGGCCGATATCGGTTTCGAAGTAGCAGATAACGCGCTCGTTACGGGCAAACAGGTTAGGAATGTTACGCGCGGTCAGCGGATTTACAGAGTAGAGGTCTCCGGGCACGTAAATCATCTCACGCAGGATACCGTTACACGGCATGTGGACGCGGTGATAATCGCGTGGAGCCAGATAGGTAGTGACGAACTCACCCTCCACAAATTGAGCGGCCATCCGCTCATCGCCGGCCAGCAGGGCATCAATGGTGTAGTGATGACCTTTAGCCTGGAAAATCTGATCGCCATGAATATGGCCGAGCTGACTGATCGCACCATCCGCAGGCAGGGCAATGAGGCTGGCGTCAGCATCCAGCGGACGCGCATCGTCTTTGAGCGGACGAACGAAAAAGTCATTAAACGTGCGATAGCTTGCGGTATCAGGCTTACGCGCTTCCGCCATATCGACTTTGTAAAACCAGACAAAGATGTCAATGACCAGTTTGGTCAACCAACCACCGCGGCGACTGGCGCCCCAACCGGCAAGTTCAGTCAGCCATTTCTTCGGGAGAATATGATTCAAGCCGAGTTTTAAACGATCAAACACCTTAGCCTCCTGGCTATTTCAGGACGTTGTAAAAAAGGGGACGGATTGTAGCAGCGCCCCGTTCAGATGGCGACTATACGCGATTTCCGGCACGCTGCACGGCCTGAACGCACCACTGGAACGCACTTCGCAAAAAGCGCCGGCTTATCCGTTCAGACGCGGTTATACCGATTAATTTTCGCTATCAGGGAAATTTTTACGCGTTTTTACCTGCGCCATGCTCTCCAGGATGCGGTGGTAGTTAGCGAAACGGGACCGGTTGATTTTTCCCTGTTCGACCGCTTCACGAATGGCACAGCCCGGATCGCTGTCATGTTTACAATCGCGGAATTTGCAATAGCCCAGGAAGGGGCGGAATTCGACAAAGCCGCGTGTTACCTGTTCCGGCTCCAGATGCCACAAACCAAACTCACGGACGCCAGGAGAATCGATCACGTCGCCGCCGTGCGGGAAGTGATACAGCCGCGATGCGGTCGTGGTGTGCTGGCCTAAGCCAGAGCCATCCGACACTTCGTTGGTCAGAATCGCGACCTGCTCTTCTTTGTCGAAGCCGAGCAGGGCATTCAACAGACTCGATTTACCCACACCGGACTGACCAGCAAAAATACTCACGCGGTCGGTCAGGGCCGCTTTCAGATCGTCCAGGCCGTTTTTTGCCCGGCTGGAGACCATCACTACGCGGTAGCCAATGTTGCGATAGATATCCATCTGTTGATCGACAAAGGCGCGCGCCTTGTCATCCAGCAGATCGGTTTTGTTCAGGACCAGTAACGGTTCGATGTCCAGCGTTTCGCTGGCGACCAGATAGCGATCGATGATGTTAAGCGACAGTTCCGGCAGGATCGCAGAGACGATAATGATCTGATCGATATTCGCCGCCATGGGCTTCACGCCGTCGTAGAAATCGGGGCGGGTTAATACGCTGGTGCGCTCATGCACCGCTTCAACAATGCCTTTGCCGCCGCTGGTGGCCGGACGCCACATCACCCGGTCGCCCGTTACCAGAGAACGGATCGTGCGGCGGATATTGCAGCGGTGGGTGACGCCTGCGCTATCCTCAACATCAGCATGCATGCCAAAACGACTGACAACGACCCCATCTGCAGCTTCACCAAACATGTTGTCATCCGCTTCCGGACGCTCTCTGCGTTGGTTGAGACGGCGATCGTGGTTAGCGCTTACGCGACGTTGTTGGCCCTTCGACAGTTTATTTTTACTCACTCACCCTCACAGCGTTAGCCAGATTTCGCCCGGCTGGGCAAAACGTCTATGATACACCTTATTCATCGTGAATGACGACTACAGCAACCGCAGGAAAAAGCATGGCTACTGGAAATGAACAGAATCTGATCTGGATTGATCTTGAGATGACCGGACTGGATCCGACGCACGATCGCATTATTGAGATTGCAACCCTGGTGACTGACGCCAACCTGAACATTCTGGCAGAAGGTCCGGTCATGGCGGTCCATCAGTCCGATGCGCAGCTGGCGCTGATGGATGAGTGGAATGTCCGCACCCATACCAACAGCGGTCTGGTTGCGCGGGTGAAGGAGAGTCAGATTGACGATCGCGCAGCAGAGCTGGCGACCATTGAGTTTCTGAAACAGTGGGTTCCGGCGAACACGTCGCCTATCTGTGGTAACAGTATCGGGCAGGATCGTCGCTTCCTGTTTAAGTACATGCCTGAACTGGAAGCGTATTTCCATTATCGCTATCTGGATGTCAGTACGTTGAAAGAGCTGGCACGTCGCTGGAAACCGGAGATCCTGCCTGGCTTCAAAAAAGGTGGTACGCACCAGGCGCTGGATGATATCCGTGAGTCTGTCGCGGAGCTGGCTTACTACCGCGAACACTTTTTGCAGCTTTAATCCACTGAGGGTGCGCATGAAATCACCAGTTTGCTGTTTTAATCATCAAACGCGCTGAAAGCGAAAATATTTGCTTTCAGACGCTTGCAGCAGCAACGATTTCTCGTATAATGCGCACCCCGTACCGGTGAAGAATTTATTAACGGTACAAGGCGCGGGAATAGCTCAGTTGGTAGAGCACGACCTTGCCAAGGTCGGGGTCGCGAGTTCGAGTCTCGTTTCCCGCTCCAGTTTTAAAATGTAAGCAGTAACCTCTTTGCGGGAATAGCTCAGTTGGTAGAGCACGACCTTGCCAAGGTCGGGGTCGCGAGTTCGAGTCTCGTTTCCCGCTCCAGTTTTGATTAAGCAGTGCCCTTCTATGCGGGAATAGCTCAGTTGGTAGAGCACGACCTTGCCAAGGTCGGGGTCGCGAGTTCGAGTCTCGTTTCCCGCTCCAGATTTACATCACCCTGTTTCAGTCCGTTTTCCGGCTGTTTTGCGCCGCGGGGTTTTGATTGTTTCCTGAAGGTTATCCACAACACTGCATCCCATCATCTGCGCCCTTTACGGCGATCTGTAAATTGTTTTTGAACAGAGTTATCCACAGCTTTGTGCTTTAACCGAAGCGATAGCCTCATTATCAAATAAACACAACTTTTACATAAGTTATTGATATTTAGATAAATGAAGATATTTCAATGTGTTATTTCGCAGCGAAATCAGTGTTATTGCATTTGAATGACAACAGCTTTTTATTTTTATTCACAGCATGTGGAAAACGATAATTCACGATCGGGCTGTACAATCACGCATCACGCGGTAATCCCTTCTCTACTGCACGAACCAGCCGCTTCTGCTGGGCAGGCTGCACTTCAACCACGATTTGCTCGCGTTTCTGCTGCTGCTGTGCGATTGCCCACAGAATGTGTTCATCCAGGAGTTCACTCTCACCCAGTCGTTGCTCCAGAATCTGAATAATTTCGGGTGACCAGGGCGCATTGCCCAGCGCGACAGAGATGTTACGCAGCCAGCGTAAATGACCAATGCGACGAATCGCTGAGCCTTCTGTTATGCGTAAAAACTTCGCCTCATCCCACTGAAACAGATCGATCAGTTCCGGTGCATGTAACGCCGCTCGCGGTGAAAAATCGCTTTCGTCACTGAGTTGTCCATAGCGATTCCACGGACAGATCAGCTGGCAGTCGTCGCAGCCATAAATCCGGTTGCCCATCAGCGGACGAAACTCTTCCGGGATAGCCCCTTCCAGCTCAATGGTGAGATAGGAGATACAGCGACGGGCATCGACGACGTAAGGCTCAACGATAGCGCTGGTGGGGCAGATGGTCATGCAGGCGACACAGCGACCACACTGCTCCTCCTGCGGGGCATCTAACGGTAGCGGAATATCGATGAGCAATTCGCCGAGGAAAAACCACGAGCCCGCTTCCCGATTAAGAATCAGCGAATGTTTGCCCGTCCACCCCAGTCCTGCTTTAGCCGCCAGTGGGCGCTCAAGCAGCGGCGCCGAATCCACGAACGGTCGAAAATTCAGCTCGCCACAATGCTGCTGGATCATTTCTCCGAGCTTTTTCAGTCGATTGCGCAATACTTTGTGGTAATCACGACCGAGTGCATAACGGCTGACATAGCCCAATTGAGGATTTTTCAGCGTGCTGGCAAAGGCGGCTTTGGCCGGAAGGTAGTTCATGCGAACGCTGATGACACGCAGCGTGCCGGGTAGCAGTTCATGAGGACGCGCCCGCATCATGCCGTGTCGCGCCATCCACGCCATCTCGCCTTGATATTGTTTGTCCAGCCACGCCTGCAGGCGCGGCTCTTCTGCGCTGAGATCGGTGTCGGTGATGCCGACCTGCTGAAAGCCGAGATCCAATCCCCATTGTTTAATCTGTTGTGCGAGTTGATGAAGATCGAGAGGGTATGACATGAGTGACCAGGATTCGAAGAAAAACAGCCGTAGTTTACCATATTCTGTCTGGCCTGCGCAGGCTGTGCCAACGCTTGAGCAACAGGGCGCCGATGTACTCGGAATTACCCTGTATGAGCTCATGCTGCGAGCCGGGCAGTCTGCTTATGACCATCTGAATGCGAACTGGCCTGATTCCAGCCACTGGCTGATTCTGTGCGGTCACGGCAACAACGGTGGTGACGGTTATGTTGTGGCGCGGCTGGGGCAGGCGGCTGGGAAAACCGTTACGCTGCTGGCGTGCGAAAGTGAAAAAGCGTTGCCGGAAGAGGCGCAGCGCGCGCGGGAGGCATGGCTGGATGCGGGCGGTGAAATTCATGCGGCCGATGCCGCCTGGCCAGAGCGGGTGGATGTGATTGTTGATGCGCTGCTGGGAACCGGCTGTAATCGTGCGCCCGGGAAACCCTATGTCTCACTTATCCAGCGGGCCAACGCCCACGCTGCACCCATACTCGCCATTGATATGCCTTCCGGCTTATCCGCCCGCAACGGCACTGCACCTGGTGAGGTGATTAATGCCAGCCATACGCTGAGTATGGTCGCACTGAAACCGGGTCAGATCACCGGCAAGGCGCGAGACTACATCGGACAGCTCTGCTATGCCGATCTCGGCCTGGCCACCTTTCTGGCGGGCGAAGCGGCGCCCATCGCGCGTTATGACGCCAGTGCATTAACCCGCTGGCTAAAACCGCGTAAGCCGACCTCCCACAAGGGCAGTCATGGGCGGCTGCTGGTCGTCGGGGGCGATGCCGGTACCGCGGGCGCGGTACGAATGACCGCAGAAGCCGCGCTACGCAGCGGCAGCGGATTAGTGCGAGTACTTACTCACAAAGATAATATCATTCCGATTCTTACCGCCCGGCCCGAAGTTATGGTCGATGAGCTGACCGATGAACGGCTGACTGAGGCGCTGGAGTGGGCCGATGTTATTGCGATTGGGCCTGGTCTGGGTCAGCGTGAATGGGGCAAGCGGGCGCTGGAGCAGGTCGCGCTTAGTGAAAAGCCGATGCTTTGGGACGCGGATGCGCTTAACCTGCTGGCAATCAGTGCGGAGAAACGTCAGAATCGCATTATTACGCCGCATCCTGGAGAAGCGGCGCGTTTACTGAATATCGAGACCAGTGAAATTGAGAGTGACCGCTTACATGCAGCGCAGACATTGGCGCAGCATTATGGTGGCGTAGTGGTTCTGAAAGGTGCCGGCACGATCATTGCCAGTGAGCAGGGCGAACTGGCCTTTGCGGATGTGGGCAACGCCGGCATGGCTTCTGGTGGTATGGGCGATCTCCTGAGTGGAATTATCGCCTCGCTGGTGGGTCAGAAACTCACGCTGTTTGATGCAGCCTGCGCTGGCTGCGTGGCACATGGTGCAGCGGCCGATGCGGTGGCTGCAGAACGCGGAACACGCGGTATGCTGGCAACTGATTTACTGGATCTGCTGTGGCAATTTGTTAATCCTGAGATGAATAAAGAAGCATGAAGACCTGTGTTATTTCTTTGCCCGATGAGGCGGCTACGCTCGATTTGGGCGCTCAACTGGCGCGCGCCTGTGGCAGCGCGGCAGTCATTTATCTCTATGGCGATCTGGGGGCGGGTAAAACCACCTTCAGCCGCGGCTTTCTGCAGGCGCTGGGCCATCAGGGCAACGTCAAAAGCCCCACTTATACGTTGGTTGAGCCTTACTCGCTTAACAACCATACGCTCTATCATTTCGACCTTTATCGACTTGCCGATCCTGAAGAGCTTGAGTTCATGGGCATCCGTGACTACTTCAGTGGCGAGGCCATCTGTCTGGTGGAATGGCCGCAGCAGGGTGCCGGTTTTCTGCCCTCGCCCGACCTTACGTTAACGCTGCGCTACGTGGGCGAAGCGCGTGAGGCAGAGCTGACGGCACAGTCGGCATCGGGCCAGAAATGGCTGGAACTGTTTGATCAGAGCAGGGATAAGACATGATGTCACGGATGAAAATAGCGCTGGTAACACTGCTGCTGCTGGTCTGTACGCCTCTTTTTGCCGCTACTCTGTCAGATATCAAAGTGGCCAATGGCGACAGTCAGGCCACCATCACCCTGAACTTTGCAGGACAGCCTGCCTATGCCTTTTTCTCACTGCACAACCCGAATCGTGTGGTGCTTGATGTTAACCAAAGCGGCGTGGTTCAGGGACTGCCACTCAATTTCAGCGGCGAAAATATCGTAAAGCGGATTCGTACCAGCACCCCTAAAGATAAACAGAGTGTGCGGCTGGTGTTTGAACTGACGCAGGCGGGTAAAACCCGAGCGGTCACCCAGCGCAATGGCAATAGCTATAGCGTGGTCTTCACAATTACCGGTAAGGCGCCTGCTATTACGCGCAGTGCGCCTGCGCCGGTCACGGCCCCGAGACCTGTGCCGACACAGAGTGCCGACGCGGTTAACCCATTTAATTCCAATCCAGTGACCTCAGTGACCAGCACGGCCAGCACCGTACGTCCAGGTCGTGCGGTCAGCCAGAATGACACCGTGATTGTGGCGATTGATGCCGGACATGGCGGTCAGGATCCGGGTGCTATCGGGCAGCGCGGGTTGAAAGAGAAGAACGTCACAATCGCCATTGCCCGCAAACTGCGAGTGTTGCTAAACAATGATCCGATGTTCAAAGGCGTGCTGACGCGTGATGGCGACTATTTTATCTCGGTCATGGGCCGCTCTGATGTCGCGCGTAAAGCCAATGCCAACGTGCTGGTGTCAATTCACGCTGACGCCGCGCCGAGCCATGCGGCGACTGGCGCATCGGTCTGGGTATTATCCAACCGTCGCGCAAATAACGAGATGGCTAACTGGCTGGAGCAGAAAGAGAAACAGTCTGAGCTGCTGGGCGGCGCAGGTGACCTGCTGGCCAACAGTCAGGCCGATCCTTACCTCAGCCAGGCGGTACTGGACCTGCAGTTTGGTCACTCGCAGCGCGTGGGTTATGACATCGCCCAGAAAGTGTTACAGCAGCTACGCAGCGTAACGTCGCT is a genomic window containing:
- the mdh gene encoding malate dehydrogenase; its protein translation is MKVAVLGAAGGIGQALALLLKTQLPAGSELSLYDIAPVTPGVAVDLSHIPTAVSIQGFSGEDATPALQGADVVLISAGVARKPGMDRADLFNVNAGIVRNLIEQVATTAPEALIGVITNPVNTTVAIAAEVLKKHGVYDKNRLFGVTTLDIIRANTFVAALKGKQPDQIEVPVIGGHSGVTILPLLSQVKGVSFSDQEVADLTKRIQNAGTEVVEAKAGGGSATLSMGQAAARFGLSLVRALKGEANVVECAYVEGEGEHARFFSQPLLLGKNGIAERMPIGTLSAFEQQALSGMLDTLKKDIAQGEEFVKQ
- the mscM gene encoding miniconductance mechanosensitive channel MscM, yielding MRSILLLLLSLWLSSPAFAASLPDASQLKQQLEEIKSAKSSPAQAEQIQTIEAALNFLSERDDSLERAAQYQQVIDDFPRLARELRQQIAALSDNGKTVRSNMSSAELDQEILQVSSQLLEEGRQARQEQDRAREISDSLSQLPQQQTEARRAMTESERRLQGVSSSSPQGQLQLAARQAESAANKALVDELELAQLSANNRQELARMRAEAHQRKATQLDNYLQALRNQLNDQRQREAEVALARTEQLAENSGDLPPEISDQFRVNRELSVALNQQAQRMDLVASQQRLATNQIIQVRQALSTLREQSQWLGASNLLGEALRAQVARLPEMPKSQQIDNEMAQLRVQRLYYEDLLERQETLRKGRQADGQPFTAEQKRILDAQLRTQRELLNSLISGCDTLILEITKLKVGNTQLQDALTEVKDATHRYLFWTADVSPIGLSYPLDLAKDLSRLLSLDTLGQLGKAMAMMFTSRNSVIPIMGALLLVGFSISSRRHFNAFLDRSASKVGKVTQDRFRLTIRTVFWSILVALPLPVLWGALGYGLQNAWPYPIAVAIGDGITATLPLLWAFMISAAFARPNGLFIVHFRWPQNRVARAMRYYSLSIGLIVPLIMLLIAFGNLEDRQFSSSLGRLCFILICGAISIVTVSLKRSGIPLYLDKEGNGENMVNRMLWNLMIAMPLMAALASAVGYLATAQALLARLETSVAIWFLLLVIYHIIRRWMLIQRRRLGFDRARQRRADMLANRARNEEEKEQGSLNTDAIEIEEPVIDLDAISAQSLRLVRSILTLIALVSVIVLWSEIHSAFGFLENIQLWDVSTSVQGVESIQPITLGSVLIAILVFIITTQLVRNMPALLELALLQHLNLTPGTGYAITTLTKYLLLLIGGLIGFSMIGIEWSKLQWLVAALGVGLGFGLQEIFANFISGLIILFEKPIRIGDTVTIRDLTGSITRINTRATTITDWDRKEIIVPNKAFITEQFINWSLSDSVTRVVLTIPAPAKVSSEQVTTILIQAAERCSYVLDTPQPEAFLVDLQQGIQLFELRVHAAEMGHRMPLRHELHQLILSGFDQHGIEMPFPPFQMRMETLGKKLPASNGAPAARAYKSGGL
- the asd gene encoding archaetidylserine decarboxylase (Phosphatidylserine decarboxylase is synthesized as a single chain precursor. Generation of the pyruvoyl active site from a Ser is coupled to cleavage of a Gly-Ser bond between the larger (beta) and smaller (alpha chains). It is an integral membrane protein.) — encoded protein: MFDRLKLGLNHILPKKWLTELAGWGASRRGGWLTKLVIDIFVWFYKVDMAEARKPDTASYRTFNDFFVRPLKDDARPLDADASLIALPADGAISQLGHIHGDQIFQAKGHHYTIDALLAGDERMAAQFVEGEFVTTYLAPRDYHRVHMPCNGILREMIYVPGDLYSVNPLTARNIPNLFARNERVICYFETDIGPMVQILVGATIVGSIETVWAGTITPPREGVIKRWHYPAADDEGAVVLLKGQEMGRFKLGSTVINLFAPGRVKLAESLEAESKTRLGQPLAIALPVATDISDVIVD
- the rsgA gene encoding small ribosomal subunit biogenesis GTPase RsgA; the encoded protein is MSKNKLSKGQQRRVSANHDRRLNQRRERPEADDNMFGEAADGVVVSRFGMHADVEDSAGVTHRCNIRRTIRSLVTGDRVMWRPATSGGKGIVEAVHERTSVLTRPDFYDGVKPMAANIDQIIIVSAILPELSLNIIDRYLVASETLDIEPLLVLNKTDLLDDKARAFVDQQMDIYRNIGYRVVMVSSRAKNGLDDLKAALTDRVSIFAGQSGVGKSSLLNALLGFDKEEQVAILTNEVSDGSGLGQHTTTASRLYHFPHGGDVIDSPGVREFGLWHLEPEQVTRGFVEFRPFLGYCKFRDCKHDSDPGCAIREAVEQGKINRSRFANYHRILESMAQVKTRKNFPDSEN
- the orn gene encoding oligoribonuclease, which encodes MATGNEQNLIWIDLEMTGLDPTHDRIIEIATLVTDANLNILAEGPVMAVHQSDAQLALMDEWNVRTHTNSGLVARVKESQIDDRAAELATIEFLKQWVPANTSPICGNSIGQDRRFLFKYMPELEAYFHYRYLDVSTLKELARRWKPEILPGFKKGGTHQALDDIRESVAELAYYREHFLQL
- the queG gene encoding tRNA epoxyqueuosine(34) reductase QueG, whose protein sequence is MSYPLDLHQLAQQIKQWGLDLGFQQVGITDTDLSAEEPRLQAWLDKQYQGEMAWMARHGMMRARPHELLPGTLRVISVRMNYLPAKAAFASTLKNPQLGYVSRYALGRDYHKVLRNRLKKLGEMIQQHCGELNFRPFVDSAPLLERPLAAKAGLGWTGKHSLILNREAGSWFFLGELLIDIPLPLDAPQEEQCGRCVACMTICPTSAIVEPYVVDARRCISYLTIELEGAIPEEFRPLMGNRIYGCDDCQLICPWNRYGQLSDESDFSPRAALHAPELIDLFQWDEAKFLRITEGSAIRRIGHLRWLRNISVALGNAPWSPEIIQILEQRLGESELLDEHILWAIAQQQQKREQIVVEVQPAQQKRLVRAVEKGLPRDA
- the nnr gene encoding bifunctional ADP-dependent NAD(P)H-hydrate dehydratase/NAD(P)H-hydrate epimerase, translated to MSDQDSKKNSRSLPYSVWPAQAVPTLEQQGADVLGITLYELMLRAGQSAYDHLNANWPDSSHWLILCGHGNNGGDGYVVARLGQAAGKTVTLLACESEKALPEEAQRAREAWLDAGGEIHAADAAWPERVDVIVDALLGTGCNRAPGKPYVSLIQRANAHAAPILAIDMPSGLSARNGTAPGEVINASHTLSMVALKPGQITGKARDYIGQLCYADLGLATFLAGEAAPIARYDASALTRWLKPRKPTSHKGSHGRLLVVGGDAGTAGAVRMTAEAALRSGSGLVRVLTHKDNIIPILTARPEVMVDELTDERLTEALEWADVIAIGPGLGQREWGKRALEQVALSEKPMLWDADALNLLAISAEKRQNRIITPHPGEAARLLNIETSEIESDRLHAAQTLAQHYGGVVVLKGAGTIIASEQGELAFADVGNAGMASGGMGDLLSGIIASLVGQKLTLFDAACAGCVAHGAAADAVAAERGTRGMLATDLLDLLWQFVNPEMNKEA